Genomic window (Gammaproteobacteria bacterium):
CATTTCCTCGAGTTCAAGTGGAAGCTGCGGAAAAGGAGCTGGACGGGCTCGTACATGTTTTGGAACAAGAAGGAGTCGTCGTTCGACGGCCGGACAATCCCGTTGATTTGTTCTTAAACCCGATTACGACGCCAGCGTGGCAAACAAAAGGAGGAATGTATGCAGCGATGCCCCGAGACAAACTTTTAACGGTTGGCGACCGAATCATTGAAGCTCCGATGTCGTGGCGCTCGCGTCAACGCGAAAGCGAACCCTATCGCCGTCTTCTTAGCGAATACGCGGCAAAAGGCGCACGCTGGATACGTCCGCCCACACCAACGCTGGCAGAGGACTTTTACACAAAAAATTGGCAAGCTTCCGATTCCGAGTTTCGCAGTGTCATTACCGAGGTCGAGCCAACGTTCGACGCCGCCGACTTTATGCGTTTTGGGAAGGACATCATTTGTCAGCGAAGTCACGTAACCAATCTCAGCGGAATCCGCTGGTTACAAGCCGCGATTGGCGACGGTTTTCGGATGCACGTTTTGAAATTTTCCGATGCACATCCGATGCACATCGACGCCACTATGATGCCGCTTCGTCCCGGATTGATGCTTATCAATCCAGAGCGTGTTCCGGCTCGTCTCACCAGCGAACTCAGCAAGACGCTTTTCCAGGGGTGGGACTTGGTGCACGCACCGCAACCGGTAATTCCAGATGCCCATCCCCTCTACATGACCAGCAAGTGGATCAACATGAACGTCTTGAGTTTGGATGAAGAGCGGGTATTAGTTGAAGCGCAAGACAAACCGATGATCGCTCTTATCAAGAGACTCGGTTTGAAACCCATCTTGGTGCCCTTTAGACATTTCAATACTTTTGGTGGATCGTTTCACTGCGCGACTTGCGATGTAACACGAGACAGTACCTTTAGTACTTGGCTGAATGCTGGAAACACGGAACGTCGTCACGACATCTATGCAGAACTCACTGAACCACTGTAAAGCGTATTTCTCGCTGTTTGTCGTCGCGCTGATATGGGGGTCGACGTTTGTACCGACCCAACTGGCGTTGGATGACGTATCGCCGTTGGGATTCCTCGCACTTCGATTTACCATCGGCGCGGCGATATTGTCGATTATTTACGGAAAAGAACTAAAAAAAATTGACTACCCGACATTACTCGGGGGTGTTGTTATCGGTATAACGCTCAGTGCCGGTTTTGTCCTTCAAACCATCGGACTTCTGCATACGACCACCGGAAAGGTCGGATTCATCACCGGCGTGAGCGTTGTCTTCGTACCAATTTTCGCCATCACATTGTTTCGTGAAAAAGTCACCAGCAAGCAGATCGTATCAATCGCGCTAAGTGTTATCGGTCTCGCACTCTTGTCGCTGAACAATCAACGGACGATTAATACGGGCGATCTTTGGGTGTTCGGTTGCGCGGTGGCGTTTGCACTGCAAATTACTTTTACTGGTTATTACTCGAAGAGACACAGTCCGATTTGCCTCACCGTGATTCAAGTCGCGACGGTAGCCGTTAGTTGCTTCGTAGCGTCCGTCATCTTCAGCAATCATTCAATTA
Coding sequences:
- a CDS encoding DMT family transporter, with amino-acid sequence MQNSLNHCKAYFSLFVVALIWGSTFVPTQLALDDVSPLGFLALRFTIGAAILSIIYGKELKKIDYPTLLGGVVIGITLSAGFVLQTIGLLHTTTGKVGFITGVSVVFVPIFAITLFREKVTSKQIVSIALSVIGLALLSLNNQRTINTGDLWVFGCAVAFALQITFTGYYSKRHSPICLTVIQVATVAVSCFVASVIFSNHSIIFSKLTLSTWATLLYTGVGATGFAFLVQMRAQKTAPSVHVALILGLEAVFAILFGSLLLNETMTKQEIAGCILMLVGTVVIQIEGMNSKTSDQRILNAKNSALTHK
- a CDS encoding amidinotransferase, coding for MIQATMPETQWQFFRKNAGRPFPRVQVEAAEKELDGLVHVLEQEGVVVRRPDNPVDLFLNPITTPAWQTKGGMYAAMPRDKLLTVGDRIIEAPMSWRSRQRESEPYRRLLSEYAAKGARWIRPPTPTLAEDFYTKNWQASDSEFRSVITEVEPTFDAADFMRFGKDIICQRSHVTNLSGIRWLQAAIGDGFRMHVLKFSDAHPMHIDATMMPLRPGLMLINPERVPARLTSELSKTLFQGWDLVHAPQPVIPDAHPLYMTSKWINMNVLSLDEERVLVEAQDKPMIALIKRLGLKPILVPFRHFNTFGGSFHCATCDVTRDSTFSTWLNAGNTERRHDIYAELTEPL